A genomic window from Lycium barbarum isolate Lr01 chromosome 4, ASM1917538v2, whole genome shotgun sequence includes:
- the LOC132637878 gene encoding cold shock domain-containing protein 3-like: MTISKILAFVQGNETRMNEEEALQKQKDREFSKRAKSAGNFSHGGSQGSHSQASVTNRGFQHPTCNTCGKNNSGVCRLGMDGCFGCGQPGHFLRDCPSARRNTGGNNNVAQSTNSAAPQNFQAQQGCGAAKPGNTGGGQNRLYALSGRQDTEAHGDVVTVIMDIGTA; the protein is encoded by the exons atgactatttccaagatactggcATTCGTGCAAGGTAACGAGACAAGAATGAATGAAGAAGAAGCCCTACAGAAGCAAAAAGATAGGGAGTTTAGTAAGAGGGCTAAGTCTGCTGGTAATTTCAGTCATGGGGGATCTCAAG GCTCACATTCACAGGCCAGCGTGACTAACCGTGGTTTTCAACACCCTACATGCAACACTTGTGGCAAGAATAATTCAGGAGTATGCCGTTTGggcatggatggttgttttgggtGTGGTCAGCCGGGTCATTTTCTGCGGGATTGTCCGTCCGCAAGACGGAATACCGGGGGTAACAATAATGtagctcagtccacaaattcagcagctccccAAAATTTCCAAGCCCAGCAGGGGTGCGGAGCAGCAAAGCCCGGTAATACGGGCGGTGGTCAGAATCGTCTGTATGCACTGTCAGGTCGCCAGGATACAGAGGCTCatggagatgttgtcacag